Proteins encoded within one genomic window of Deltaproteobacteria bacterium:
- the fabZ gene encoding 3-hydroxyacyl-ACP dehydratase FabZ, translating to MRRLNIINAETADWVERKKWEEAFHRFGHPFPTVVIDRVEELEREKRIKAVKWVTADEIYLSGHFPGEPIMPGVLTLEGLLQSALIFLGESFTRGKIRVSLEKVERLRFKRAVLPGDRLDFLVSLTGKEGNRWKFKGKAQVGAEVAAEADVILKVDVREVGFEL from the coding sequence ATAAGGAGGTTAAACATTATAAACGCAGAAACCGCTGACTGGGTTGAACGGAAAAAATGGGAAGAAGCCTTTCACCGTTTCGGCCATCCTTTCCCCACGGTAGTGATCGACCGGGTGGAAGAACTGGAGCGGGAAAAAAGAATCAAAGCAGTCAAGTGGGTCACGGCCGATGAGATCTACCTTTCCGGGCACTTTCCAGGCGAGCCTATCATGCCGGGAGTTCTTACCCTGGAAGGATTGCTTCAAAGCGCCCTTATCTTTTTGGGAGAATCGTTTACCCGTGGGAAAATACGCGTCTCCCTTGAAAAAGTAGAGCGCTTGAGATTCAAACGTGCTGTCCTCCCCGGTGACCGGCTGGATTTCCTGGTCAGTCTCACCGGCAAAGAAGGAAATCGCTGGAAGTTCAAAGGGAAAGCTCAAGTTGGCGCTGAAGTTGCGGCGGAGGCTGACGTGATCCTCAAGGTGGACGTACGGGAAGTGGGGTTCGAGTTATGA
- a CDS encoding phosphopantetheine-binding protein, translating into LFGDGLGLDSIDALELVVALEKGYGVVIPDSEVGERVFRSVITLAQFVREKSTTK; encoded by the coding sequence AGCTGTTCGGGGATGGTTTGGGCTTGGATTCCATTGACGCCCTGGAGCTGGTCGTAGCCCTGGAGAAAGGTTACGGCGTAGTCATCCCTGATTCAGAAGTAGGAGAACGGGTATTCCGTTCGGTCATTACCCTGGCCCAATTTGTAAGAGAGAAATCAACAACCAAATGA
- a CDS encoding alpha/beta hydrolase, which translates to MRLFLLSLLMYLSFLVPLTFGQTKGEGEGRIPQEPLFHPQKILVAGLSINFVEEGKGQPILFLHGLGGSLKDWAANLSFSPAFYRAMAIDFPGFGDSDKPETDYSIDWLTAIVGKFLQERKLDQAIVVGHSMGGLVALNLAAQPGSPVKNLVVTDVVGIGDKAEFLSYALTKKIMGPESRFESFEGLLREEFKAMVENFIKGQKPKTSKEFFQSVPKNPLTGKPLLPMTPAVQMSASIIDFDIRPQLASIRQPTLILWGAKDPIAPPQDASFLKSKIPQATLKILENCGHSPMQEQPERFNQEVEKFLQAAESGSSR; encoded by the coding sequence GTGAGACTCTTTCTCCTTTCCCTCCTTATGTATCTCTCTTTCCTGGTTCCTTTGACTTTCGGGCAAACCAAGGGGGAAGGAGAAGGCCGTATTCCCCAAGAACCTCTCTTTCATCCCCAAAAAATTTTAGTCGCCGGATTGAGTATAAATTTTGTTGAGGAAGGTAAAGGCCAGCCGATTCTCTTTCTCCACGGGCTGGGAGGGTCCTTAAAGGATTGGGCAGCCAACCTTTCTTTTTCCCCCGCTTTTTACCGGGCCATGGCCATCGACTTCCCAGGGTTTGGAGATTCCGATAAGCCGGAAACGGATTACTCCATCGACTGGCTCACCGCAATCGTGGGGAAATTTTTACAGGAACGGAAACTGGACCAGGCCATTGTCGTAGGGCACTCTATGGGAGGATTGGTAGCCCTCAACCTGGCGGCCCAACCCGGCTCACCGGTAAAAAACCTGGTGGTGACTGATGTCGTAGGAATCGGGGACAAAGCGGAATTTTTGAGCTATGCTTTGACGAAAAAAATCATGGGGCCGGAATCCCGCTTCGAATCGTTCGAAGGGCTCTTGCGGGAGGAATTTAAAGCGATGGTTGAGAATTTTATCAAGGGGCAAAAACCGAAAACTTCCAAAGAATTTTTCCAATCGGTTCCCAAAAACCCTCTCACCGGAAAGCCGCTCCTGCCCATGACCCCGGCGGTGCAGATGTCGGCCAGCATCATCGATTTCGACATCCGTCCCCAACTTGCCTCCATCCGGCAGCCCACCCTAATCCTCTGGGGGGCCAAAGATCCAATTGCTCCTCCGCAGGATGCCTCCTTCCTTAAAAGCAAGATTCCCCAGGCCACCTTGAAGATTCTGGAAAACTGCGGGCATTCCCCCATGCAGGAGCAACCCGAGCGCTTTAATCAGGAAGTGGAGAAATTCCTTCAGGCGGCCGAATCAGGCTCCTCCAGGTAA
- a CDS encoding thioesterase family protein — protein sequence MKYDETEIKVRFNEVDSWGIVWHGHYIAWFEVGRMALLKKFHLLPQDFTQMGYIAPVVDLKCFFKEPARMEEEILIRTSVLKPTKAALTFRFQILRKKDGKLLASGEETQVLLTLDGRMLYIIPQDLRERLQPLFNYLEEPDSAA from the coding sequence ATGAAATACGACGAAACCGAAATTAAAGTCCGCTTTAACGAGGTGGATTCGTGGGGAATAGTGTGGCACGGCCATTACATCGCCTGGTTTGAAGTCGGACGTATGGCCCTGCTGAAAAAATTTCACCTCCTGCCCCAGGACTTCACCCAAATGGGCTATATCGCGCCGGTCGTGGACTTAAAGTGTTTTTTCAAAGAACCTGCCCGCATGGAGGAAGAGATTCTCATCCGTACTTCGGTCCTCAAACCGACCAAGGCCGCTCTCACCTTTCGCTTCCAAATTTTACGCAAAAAGGACGGAAAACTGTTGGCTTCCGGGGAAGAAACTCAGGTGCTCTTAACCCTCGACGGCCGCATGCTTTACATCATTCCCCAAGACCTGCGGGAAAGGCTCCAGCCGCTTTTCAATTACCTGGAGGAGCCTGATTCGGCCGCCTGA
- a CDS encoding 3-hydroxyacyl-[acyl-carrier-protein] dehydratase FabZ — protein sequence MMENREIQSILPHRYPFLLVDRILTIEPGKKATGVKNLTGNEWFFQGHHFYPPSLLLESLAQVGGIVLGSKAKIENPLVHFVGLFVGASEFQFRRCPVQGEQITLQVELTQSLASIYRFAAEAFVGDEKVAGGQILLSFLKNPSGGSERPSAGGSG from the coding sequence ATGATGGAAAACCGGGAAATTCAGAGCATCCTGCCCCACCGCTACCCCTTCCTTTTGGTGGATCGCATCCTCACTATCGAACCCGGGAAGAAAGCCACCGGAGTAAAAAATTTAACGGGCAACGAGTGGTTTTTTCAGGGCCATCATTTTTACCCGCCCTCCCTCCTGTTAGAATCGTTGGCCCAAGTGGGCGGGATTGTGTTGGGCAGCAAGGCCAAAATAGAGAATCCCCTCGTTCATTTCGTCGGCCTCTTCGTCGGGGCTTCTGAATTTCAATTTCGCCGCTGCCCGGTCCAGGGAGAACAGATTACCCTACAAGTCGAACTCACCCAAAGTCTGGCTTCGATTTACCGGTTCGCCGCCGAAGCCTTCGTGGGAGATGAGAAGGTAGCCGGCGGCCAAATTCTTTTGTCCTTCCTTAAGAACCCTTCCGGAGGGTCTGAAAGACCCTCGGCAGGGGGGTCGGGGTGA